The Oncorhynchus gorbuscha isolate QuinsamMale2020 ecotype Even-year linkage group LG04, OgorEven_v1.0, whole genome shotgun sequence genome includes the window CTGTTCTGTCATAATGTAAAATATTGTCATGATATTGGTTAATTTCTGGGGCAATAAGAGACCGATTTATAAGGGCATGTTTCAGATAATATGATGGACAGATAAAACTGCCAAGATTAGTTGGGTGTCAGACCCAGCCTTTTAGTCTTTACATTGATCACTTGACTCCGCTAATAAAATTGGCGGATTTAAAAAAGGTTTAAAATGTTTTGGCAAGCTCTGTCACAGCTGAACACTGAGGAAAATCATCATATAATATTTTGTTAAAAGTCTAGAGCATTCTCTTCTGGTTTGGCCACTTCAGACTGTTAAAAGTCTGAAAAAAGCAAGCCGAGTACAAAAGAAGCTTCCACAGGAACAAAAACAaaggcgagagggagagaaaaacatcCTAGCAACTGATATGCTCCTAGTTCAAATCTACACCGCCTCAACACCAACGAGTGTTGCATTAAGTACAAAACCCAGGCTCCTCTCGGACAAAACACATTTGACCAAGCTTGGTTTCTGCAAGTACCTGTAAACACTGATTGTTAATCAAAaataccactttaataatgaacaAACTTAGTAAACCAGAACAAAGCTGGTTTGGCAACTGTATATGAGTGGCAGGATTACGTAGCTTTGAAGAAGTCGTCTGTAGATGTGGGTGTGAGGGATGAGGAACAAAACACAACTGTCTATCCGCAGCCTCCGGGACAGGCTGGGCTGGGCCCCACACTACATGGACACTGACATCTCAGGGCCGCGGAAAATAAATGGCTATATAAACTCTTGAGAAATCAAGATTTTTTGTTCTATACGATAAAGACATCACTGATGTCATATTTCACAAATAAAATCAAAAACGAAATAGATGTGTATATATAATTATTAAACAAAAATCTCCAGTGAGTGAGTCTTATGTACACATGGGATGGTGGATTTAAAAGAGGGATTCTGGGGGCGGGGGTGGTCACTCTGACTGGAGCGCTGTGCTGTGACGTCGTGCATGTGCTCCCATAAACCCATTGGGCTCCCCACTGCCCGCCAAGCCCCCAAAGTCCGTGACGGACACCGCCATCTTGGCGCCGGTGATGCGGTGGTGTGCAGTGTTCCGCCGCCCCTCAAAATCCACTCCGAGGTTACCCACAGAAACGTCGTTGATGAAAGAGTCGGGCAACGCCAACTTGAGCCTCTTAGAAGGCCGCTCGCAGTCCTTGCCCCCGTACACCCCTCCCCGCTGGCCCAGGTCTGAGTGGTAGAAGCCAGCATCCAGCATGTTGAGACAGTCGGGATCTCCTCCGTTGGAGGGGAAGCCCAGGGGCTCTTCCTGTGCCAGGGACCCCCGGTGGAGGCTCTCCAGAGGGGGGAAACCGTACGAGTCCAGGCAGCTCACTTCCGCTGGGCTGCACACTGTCGCCACGCTGTTACTCAGGGCTGAGGGATGGGAAAACATAAATTAACTACTTGGTTATCTGTGTAATGTAATACCGAACGCCATATCTGAAGTTAGAGTAACTATTTTTCACCAGCCTATCAAGGAAGGAGAGGGTCCGTTTGTGCTACATACCATGTTGAGAGTCTGAGACCCTGTTGACTAACCTGTGAGGTCGCTGGCAGTGATGGAGTTGAGCAGGCTGAGCTGCTGCTCTGTGGTGGGCTCCAtcctcaccccccctcctccgCCTGAGCACACAGAGGAGGAGCCGTCTACTGCCAGGCCCTCCGCCTCGTCCACCAGCCGGTCCATCAGGTCCCTGCAGGCAGGGGGAACACACAAGATGTTAACATACAGACACATACTCCCATAATAACCATTAGCAATGTCCACCCCTTTTGTGTAGTTGCAAGTACATTAAAATAAAATTTGCTTTCACAGGCCATCAACATATTCAGAGAGAACTCCGtcgacatacactaccgttcaaaagtttggggtcacttagaaatgtccttgttttttaaagaatagCAAAAAAAAttgtacattaaaataacataaaattgatcaaaaatagagtgtagacattgttaatgttgtaaatgactattgtagctggaaacggaagattttttatggaaaatctacataggcgtagaggcccattatcagtagtgaaaagcaaaaaaaaaatcaaagaTGCTAGAGGAGTACTTAACGCCATCTGTCAAaaatggtggaggcaatgtgatggtctggaggtactttggtggtggtaaagtgggagatttgtacagggtaaaagggatcttgaagaaggaaggctatcactccattttacaacgccatgccataccctgtggacaacgacccaaagcacagctccaaactgtGCAAGAACTATTTCGGGAAgcagcagtcagctggtattctgtctaatggagtggccagcagtcaccggatctcaaccctattgagctgctgtgggagcagcttgaccgtatggtacgtaagaagtgcccatcaagtcAATCCAATTTGTGGGCGGtgtttcaggaagcatggggtgaaatctcttcagattacctcaacaaattgacaactggaatgccaaaggtctgcaaggctgtaattgctgcaaatggagtaTTCTTTGACAAAAGccaagtttgaaggacacaattattaatTCAATTTTTAAAAAAATCATTATTTCTAACcttgtcttgactatatttcctattcattttgcaactcatttcatgtcaACTCagcatttctggggggaatggccctagccctcactcttcgatccaaaaggtcccagacattctcaatgggattgagatctgggctctggccatggcagaacactgacaatcctgtcttgcaggaaatcacaacacaaaacaagcagtatggctggtggcattgtcatgctgtagggtcatgtcaggatgagcctgcaggaagggtatcacATGTGGGGGAAGGATGtattccctgtaacacacagcattgagattgcctgcaatgacagcaagctcagtccgattatgctgtgacacaccgccccagaccatgacggaccctccacctccaaattattgcaatttatttccctggccacatctgcagtcctcatgcttccttgcagcatgcctaaggcacattcacgcagatgaacaGGGCAAAAAAtggcaatgtccatactgtgagatgcctaagacagcgctatagggagacaggacggacagctgattgtcctcgcattGCAGGGCATCCTGCGGGACAGGGGATGcacctgggcatctttcttttgttgtttttcaaagtcagtagaaaggcctctttagtgtcctacggtttcataactgtgaccttaattgcctaccgtctgtaagctgttagtgtattaacgaccgttccacaggtgcatgttcattaattgtttatggttcattgaacaagcatgggaaaaagtgtttaaaccctttacaatgaagatctgtgaagttgtttggatttgacaaattatctttgaaagacagggtcctgaagagGGGAAGTTTTTTTTGCGCTAAGtttatgttttcatggaaaacaatgaCATCTCTAAGTGACcgcaaacttttgaacggcaATGAATTCAGACCTCAGTTACTACGGTTGTTGAGCATACTGAATGATCACTTACGTTACACCAGGATAGCTGCTATACTTCTTCTTGCCAAAGCGATTCTGCTGGACGAAGAAATCAAAGCGCTCCGACTTCTTCCACATGTAGTAAAAGGCCACACATTCAGCTACCGTCCGTGTCTTAACCTGATGAAGGGCAGAAATACATGATGAAAAGAAGAGTTCTCCAACACAGGAAGTTAGTGCCACCGGCTTTTTAAAGAAAGGGTAAATAAAGTATGCATGTTCATATCCTTACAGAAGCTATCAACATAATATTACAATCATTTCATCACCTTCTAAAATCAGTAACAGAGAGAGTCCCACCTTGTGCTTCTGTATGAGGTGAAAGTTCTTATCGTATAGCTGTAGTGCATGTTCAAAGTTTCTGCATTCATCTTCAGACCACGGTGGGGATTCCTCTGTAATAATCACAAGGGGTCATTTTCTCTCTCCCAACAGTGACATTTTTGAAAGAGTCTACTAATTATTCAAAATGGTGACCTTACCCTGTGATGAGTTCACATTACTGCAATACCTCTCCAGTGCTTCAGGGGTATTGTAGTTACATTTCACAAGCTCATACAGAGCCTACAGGGAAACAACAGAGGAATAGGTCAATGACTTACATTGACAACAACCATGACAATCATGTAACTTTGACAGACGGACAATAACTTTGAGATGGCAGCTGGAGAAAGTCTAATGTTATGACATCCAGCGAGTCTTAAAGAAGTCTTCCACAATGCCAGTAAGACAGACCGCTAGATGAAGATTGACCATCACGTTTAGCGATGACTGACCTGCTCATTGTCGCTCACATGAGCCCCTGCCATGTCACTTCCTGTCCTCTCATCGGTCGCCCGTGACGACGCCTCACACAGGAAGTCCCTGACCTTGCTTTCTGACAACACGCCCGGGCTCCATAGCAACTGGTCATCATCTTCGTAAACTTCATGAAAATGGCAGATGAGAATCACAATGTTAGACACTCTGTGCAATGTTACACTTGGAAACACTGCTAAATGTCTGACTGTCAAGTGCAACGGGTTTATGGGTTAACCTCTTGAGAAAGCCTGCACTCACCCTTATCGTCGCCATAGTGACAGAGGTGGGTGGGGACCTCTGCTTGGTGCTGCGACCCCACCATTATTTCCTGTGAAATGCAAATACAAAACAGATTTACCCCCAGAACATGCAGCCCCATGTTTCTACCATCAGTAAATGCAGGTCTAGGATCATTTAACCGAATAACGTTACTAAACAACCTTAACCATTGAAAAATAAAATAACTGACCTCCAAGCTGTGCTTATGGGAAACTTAATCCTGTATCTTCTTCAATCAAGTCACTTTTAAAAGGAGGACAAGATTCTTACCTTTCTGGAGTCCTCTAGGCTTGGGCCGTCCTCCTCACACTCGGACTCCTTATCACCGTCGTAGATAGTATTAGCTGACAATACAAAGACAGAACGGGCACGCCCCATTAGAATGCTTGTGATACGAATGGGACCCTGTGCTTATCAACTAATCACGTGACAAGGCCATTAAAATATGGAATGAATGTTTAGGAGGGTATAAATTCTGTCAAAGCTAACAAGATAAATAAGTTAACGTCTTATGGCTGGGGGACAGTTTTGAGTAGCTTGGAAGAATAAAGTGGCCAGAGTTAACTGCCTGCTACGGCCTGcaaaactgcctgttactcaggcccagaagcgaagatatgcatattattagtatttggatagaaaacactgatgttgaattttttttgttgaatgatgtctgtgagtataacagaactcatatggcaggcaaaaacttgagaaaaaaatccaaccaggaagtgggaaaatcagaggtttgtaggttttcaagtcattgcctaatTTGGTCCGATTGCATTTCCTAAGGCttcagatgtcaacagtctttagaaccttgtttcaggcttctactttGAAGGGGGAGTGAAgtgaataagagctgtttgaaccaggtgtctggcagaatgccatgaccTGAAGTCTCACGTGCAGCCTTGAGAGCGAGCTGCGTCccctttcatttctaaagacaaaggaattgtccggttggaacattattgaagatttatgataaaaacatcctaaagattgattgtaTACATCGCTTGACAtatttctacgaactgtaatataacttttttgacttttcgtctggacctGGTTCTCGCGAACAAAAAGgaagtatttggacataaattatggactttatcgaacaaaacaaacatttattgtggaactgggattcctgggagtgcattccgatgaagatcaaaggtaagtgaatatttataatgctatttctgacttttgttgactccacaacatggcgggtatctgtatggattgttttggtctctgagcgctgtactcagattattccatggtgtgctttcgctgtaaagcttttctgaaatctgacacagcggttgcattaaggagaagtatatctttaaagTACTTTTGTTTATAATGACACCTGCACTTGACAGTATTTTTGACATTATTATGAGTTTTCAATGACGGTATACTGCAGGCTAAACTTGGGAAACAATAACAAACAAAACATTGCAGTGGCTCATAATATTCACACTATAAAACATTACATGAATTTGACCAATTGTGTTTTATAAGTGTGCTCTTGAGCTCTGACAATGTCTTATCATTTATCCCTGAGATGTCCTAATAAAGTTTGAATTGCCTTACATCTGAGTGTTCTGGGGAAGAAGTCGGTGGCCTCATGGGAGGTGACCGAAGGGGTGAGGTCATCAGCGGATGACTGGGTCTCCTCCTCATAGTCCCCTGATAGCAGGTCTTTAGCTATCTCCTCCTGTGGAAGAACCCAATTATTGTTAGTAACCATTAGCTACATCAGTAACTGATATTTAGGGCTGGGAGCCCACCAAGGATCAATTGATCCTAAAAGCTACAAGTTGTTTTGTTCCATATCTGTCGTAAACACACTTTGTAGGTAATACAGAAGTAAAACAGACACTTATAATGTAATCACAGTTGGGATAGATGCCTACTGATTAGATCACAGATACATAAGGGAACTTGATTGAAAACATCTTTGAATATCTACAAATTGGCTCTACAGTACACTGTGACAATATTCACTTAACCAAATCGGAAAATATTGGAATGAATTTTGTTCACCTTGTCCAAAGTCATATCTGGCAGCTCATCAGTCAGCTCCCCAGAAAAGCTGTCCATGCTGGAGCCCGCAGCCGTACTGACAGACGCCTCATAGCGGTAGATGGCCAGCAGTTCCTCCAACGGCATGTTCCCCTCCTGTTACAACAAACAGAAATCACTTTAGATCACGTCTCTACAATCCAAATTATGATAATACATGTCTGCTATATGAAGAATGGTTTGACAAGAAGTTCCATGTGATACAATACCCCCCCCTAGCCTATAACGTTTGATTAATTATAGTAGGGAAGGAAGTGGTCATTCAAACATTGACAGAATGAAAAACCTTCCGATAAAAGCAACAACTACATTTCCTGTCCAAAAGAAAACTGGGAATTATTTCCTGTTATTAGCCAACCAACCTTCTCCAGATCGGCTATCTCTGAGTTAAAGTTTCTCTCGCCCTCCAATGACTCTTCCTCCTCCAAAGTCCTCTCGTCGTCATATTCGTGGACTAGCATCTCTGCTGTCGGATCGAAGTCATGATCTTCAGACGATAAAGAGCCAACTGTGGAGTGGGAAAACTATTTTAGATCACAGTTGAATGGCAAATT containing:
- the LOC124034235 gene encoding mesoderm induction early response protein 3-like isoform X1, which translates into the protein MAEASFGSSSPVGSLSSEDHDFDPTAEMLVHEYDDERTLEEEESLEGERNFNSEIADLEKEGNMPLEELLAIYRYEASVSTAAGSSMDSFSGELTDELPDMTLDKEEIAKDLLSGDYEEETQSSADDLTPSVTSHEATDFFPRTLRSNTIYDGDKESECEEDGPSLEDSRKEIMVGSQHQAEVPTHLCHYGDDKVYEDDDQLLWSPGVLSESKVRDFLCEASSRATDERTGSDMAGAHVSDNEQALYELVKCNYNTPEALERYCSNVNSSQEESPPWSEDECRNFEHALQLYDKNFHLIQKHKVKTRTVAECVAFYYMWKKSERFDFFVQQNRFGKKKYSSYPGVTDLMDRLVDEAEGLAVDGSSSVCSGGGGGVRMEPTTEQQLSLLNSITASDLTALSNSVATVCSPAEVSCLDSYGFPPLESLHRGSLAQEEPLGFPSNGGDPDCLNMLDAGFYHSDLGQRGGVYGGKDCERPSKRLKLALPDSFINDVSVGNLGVDFEGRRNTAHHRITGAKMAVSVTDFGGLAGSGEPNGFMGAHARRHSTALQSE
- the LOC124034235 gene encoding mesoderm induction early response protein 3-like isoform X2, whose amino-acid sequence is MASFGSSSPVGSLSSEDHDFDPTAEMLVHEYDDERTLEEEESLEGERNFNSEIADLEKEGNMPLEELLAIYRYEASVSTAAGSSMDSFSGELTDELPDMTLDKEEIAKDLLSGDYEEETQSSADDLTPSVTSHEATDFFPRTLRSNTIYDGDKESECEEDGPSLEDSRKEIMVGSQHQAEVPTHLCHYGDDKVYEDDDQLLWSPGVLSESKVRDFLCEASSRATDERTGSDMAGAHVSDNEQALYELVKCNYNTPEALERYCSNVNSSQEESPPWSEDECRNFEHALQLYDKNFHLIQKHKVKTRTVAECVAFYYMWKKSERFDFFVQQNRFGKKKYSSYPGVTDLMDRLVDEAEGLAVDGSSSVCSGGGGGVRMEPTTEQQLSLLNSITASDLTALSNSVATVCSPAEVSCLDSYGFPPLESLHRGSLAQEEPLGFPSNGGDPDCLNMLDAGFYHSDLGQRGGVYGGKDCERPSKRLKLALPDSFINDVSVGNLGVDFEGRRNTAHHRITGAKMAVSVTDFGGLAGSGEPNGFMGAHARRHSTALQSE